The sequence below is a genomic window from Excalfactoria chinensis isolate bCotChi1 chromosome 17, bCotChi1.hap2, whole genome shotgun sequence.
TGTGGCTGAGAAGtgtatttgttcattttgcACTTAATCAGCCTGCAGTTTTAGTGAAAGCCAGGTGTAGTAGTGATGTGATGTGGACCTTGTTAATGACAACGGGCTTCAGATATGTAATAGGAAGAAGGTGTCAGATTGGAGGTGCTTGGAAACCAATCTCAGACCAATGAAACAATAATATGTTTTCAGAGAATTGGCTTCAGATCCCAGAATATGGTCTGAATCTCATTTATTCTTCAATTACTTCATATTTAATCCTTCAGAATGCCTAAATGCAAAGCTAAAATTTGTCCATTGCTACTGGAGTTCAACTTTCCATTGTTTGGTTCAGtccttatttgttttctgaccCGACTTTCTGCCAAAATAAcgtttgcttgttttcaggaACTCACCTTCGGGGTCTAGAAACTACAGCTACTTATGACCCAGCTACCCAGGAATTCATTCTCAACAGCCCCACTGTGACCTCCATTAAGTGGTGGCCAGGTGGACGTAAGTGTTTCTGTGTAAATCTTAAGGATATGTGGAGAACGTAGGGAGGTGATGACATATGTAGTATATCTACAGAATGGTGGTTGAAGCTTGGTCCAAGGAGTTGCCCTTTGCACTGGTAACAGACTTACCAGAGCTTACATAAACTTGTGATGATCTCTGTGCTCTGGATTATTGCTCTGAATCAGTCACTCTGTGTAGATTTGGtatatttttctcctcagtatTAAATCTGTATTGAAGCATCTGAGGTAGTCTATGGTTAGAACTTCCTTGGCTTTACTGCCAGGTGTGCTGTGGTCTTGGTGTTGTATAGCCTAAAGAATAATAATTTGCAGCTTCCATTGGCATAGGCAACCTTGTTCATCTAGCTGTAGAATCTGGATGTTAATCAGTGTTATTAATCTAATCTTATgtgaaaaatgttaattttgcTTCCtgctttaaaggaaataaaacttttttattCCCACTCCTGTAGTTGGAAAGACTTCAAACCACGCCATTGTTCTGGCTCAGCTCTACACTCAAGGCCAATGCAAGGGACTGCATGCCTTCATTGTTCCTATACGGCAGCTGGGCACCCACGAACCTTTGCCAGGTAAAAAATTACCTTAAGGATTTAGTGCTCATGGAATAACTTCATTCCTGTTTCTCTTTGGCTACGTACAGCTGTATGTGTGTTGTTAATGAACACAGCTTATTTCACTAGCTGGTTTTATCGAGTGGTAGATTGTAGGCCACAGGACTTGAAACATCAGGAGTTTTACTTGCATTGGAGCTGCCATTAACTTCCATGTCATGTTTAGTGTGAGGGTTAGTCTGGGATTTGATTCTGTCCCCATGTTTGCTAGGTAGGCATTCTGTCAGGCAGCACGTGCTTCTACTtcctggaaagggaaaaatattagTTGGAATTGAGATGGATTATCTTTAGTGATAACAACCCCCAGTCACTATATAGTAGGAATGCCCTTTGttttaatgctcttttttttccatagaagaAGAGATAAAAGTCCTATTTAGCTATTAATCCTTACAGCATCAGGGCTGTCTTGAAGGTGTCTTAAACCTCCCATGTAGCGTTCCTCTTTTGTAATGCAAATGGCTTTGTCTGTGGCAGGTATTACAGTGGGTGACATTGGGCCCAAGTTTGGTTATGATGAAATGGATAATGGCTACTTGAAAATGGACAACTTCAGAATTCCTCGGGAAAACATGCTGATGAAATATGCTCAGGTAAAGCAGTGAGTTTCAGCAGATGCCATGAAGTGATACTTGAAATGCTGTTGTGGAGTTGTACAGTGCCTTAAAGCACTGCATGTTCTTAACATTTTGTTTAGGTGGGTTGCATGTAAAGTACTATTAGAGCTTAGAGCTTGAGATAAGAATGTGTAAAAGGGAGGAAGCTTTAAAAATCAACaggctgtatttgttttttggtAGGTTGAACCAGATGGCACCTATGTGAAACCAGTCAGTGATAAGCTGACCTATGGGACCATGGTGTTCATCCGCTCTCTGATTGTAGGAGATTCAGCTCGCTCCCTGTCCCGGGCTTGTACCATTGCCATACGCTATAGTGCAGTGAGGCACCAGTCTGAGCTAAAGCCTGGGTAAGTGCAGTGAAATAAAAGAGCAGTTTGAATGCTGACAGACAATTCCTGAATGCTGGAGGAAAAAGGGACTGACGTTGACATTGTTTGCTTTGGCATCTGGTAGTTTTCAAAAGGTTTGCCTTACGTGGTGAGTAATCTGTACTTGACTGCTCTACCAGAGACTTTTGTTGCACGGTCTGGGATACTCTGATGTGAGATGGATGcagctttttctgttgaagtGGAGTTGAGTAGGATTTACACTGGCATGCTTGCTAACTTATTGATGTTTTGCTCCAGGGCACCAGAACCCCAGATTTTGGATTATCAGACCCAACAATACAAACTGTTTCCGCTTCTGGCAACAGCGTATGCTTTTCACTTTGTGGGAGCCTACATAAAAGACACGTATCATCGTATTAGTGGAGACATCCATGAAGGAGATCTGAGTGAGCTGCCAGAGGTACTGCATTCCTTGGAAATCAGGGGGGTTCTGATTTTATGTGAGAATTACTTACAACACGGAGGAAAGGCATCAAGCCTTTCTGGTACTCACTCTTGAGATGTCTTGTACTTTGGATCCAGTGAACACAGGCCTAGTATGTGCATGTGAATTGCATTGTCTTGTTTGCACCATCCATTTAGCAGtgcttcacaaaaaaaaaaccaacagaatgatgcaaagaaagcaaatgtgtatatttatgtgtatataatgtaaatatataaataccaTACATAAAAATTCACTTTCCAGGAGTGACAGCTTGTCACTTGAAAGTGAAGTTGAGACCAGGCTTGGGTCTGTGCTGTAGCTTGATTGTTCTTCCAAACGAGCAGAGTAGAACTGGTGTATTATCAAAGGTATTGAGGGATTAGTGTTGtaaaatgttcagttttcagttaGGGATTCTGCTTGAGACACTGGTGTGACAAAAGGCaatggaaaacagttttctgtctctgtgcGTGATGTAGAATGGATGGGCTGCTCAAAAGTCTTTACTTGTGTGTAGGCTTTCATATAAATAGTTCAGctcaggaaagaaacaaaacaagacctTACATATAAAACAaggtggtgtttttctttctttttctgcagtgcttagTAGGAACGTGTGCAAGCTAAGAATGGAACATTAAAGTAACTaacttgctttccttttgtccATCAGCTCCATGCACTGACAGCAGGGTTGAAGGCATTCACTTCCTGGACTGCCAATGCTGGTATTGAGGAATGTCGAATGGCATGTGGTGGGCATGGCTACTCTCGTTGCAGTGGCATTCCTGACATCTATGTCACGTTCACCCCATCCTGCACCTACGAAGGAGAAaacacagtcatgatgctgcAGACAGCCAGGTATGGTAGCTTTCATGCCGTGACTTTCTGGCCTTGGCATTAGGATATTTGCAGCTGAAGTGGCGAACAAAAAGAACACTCTGTATTACTATGGAACAGGACTCTATTTTTGACTAATGCAGGTACCTGCAACTGTTCTCTGCTAGTCTGACCCCAGGTAAAATGATTTCTCTCTATTCAGTCAACTGAGAGTTGCTATttgttgtctttattttcagattccTTGTCAAAAGTTACAACCAGGTTAGTTCTGGTCAGCGTGTTACTGGCATGGTCTCCTACCTTAATGATCTCTCCAGGCAACGCGTTCAGCCACAACACGTAGCTGCTAGGACTGAAACTGTGCGCATTAATGATCCAGTCAGCTTGGTAGAGGCCTACAAAGCACGTGCAGCCCGGTGAGTTCATGCTTGTTAGACTGAGCAAGGCCGTAATAAATTTGGGTGTGTTGGCAGATGGTGGTATTGTGCTGCCTTGTTAATGTGGGATTCTCAAGGTACGATTTGTAAGGCTTTGCTTTGTGTGTCACTTTACTAGGCTGGGACAGAGTGAAGTGCTCAGAGGTTACAGGAGGCTAAATGCAGCCTGGTTACTCTGAAATatctttctcatttaaatataaagtaTATTCAAGCATACAAATAGTAGCGTTGTTTAAACTGCTCAGTGATCTATCTGGAGAGAAACAATCCTGATGCTAGAGCCAGCTGTGAAGGAAGAGTGAGAGCAGAATAGATTACCTACACGTGAGTAGGTATTTGAATGCCAGCATTTTGTGGTGAAGTGTCTTTTATCCCtacacagctgtgctctgacTGCACTGATGATAGGTGTTTTAGAACTACTGCTTGCTCTAGGCCGTGTATTCTGGTTTCAAGCACAACTTCTGAGTTCTTATGTGTTAGATTAAATCTGCATGGATTTGGTGTATGTAATCTTGTTAAAGTGGTGTTATTGTATAACCCCTTTTTGTCTTCCTGGAATAGGCTTGTGGAAGCTGCAGCAAAGAATCTGCAAGCTGAACTGAACCACAGGAAGAGCAAAGAGGACGCCTGGAACAAAACTTCTGTTGACCTTGTGCGAGCATCTGAGGTGTGTGATGTGCTTGATTAATAGGGCTGTGACAGGACTGCTCATCCCTTCATGAACCTAACTCACCTTCCTCTCGTCTCTTGTAGGCACACTGTCACTACGTAATAGTGAAGCTTTTCACAGCAAAGCTGTCTGAAGTCAGTAATGCAGATGTCTGTGCTGTCCTGACTGAGCTGTGCCTCTTGTATGCGCTGTATGGCATCAGTAAGAATGCAGGGGACTTTTTGCAGGTGAGTGTCTTTCTCCAGTACTTTAAGTCTCTAGAGCCAGAGTTCTTGTTCACAAAGATGCTTTAAATGCAGAGATGCACAAATGTGTAGGCCTAAGGTCTTGACTGTTCATTTCAATAAGGTCAGTAGCAATGCAGTTCTGATAGAAGGCTCTTATTAGGTTTCCCTTGTTTTCCACCAGAAGTAGAGTTGGATGATAAACGATAGCTGTGTCAGGCAACTTCCCATGCTTGTACCCTGTGACAAATTGCCACTTGGATCAGTGAGCACTTGGGCGAGGGGAAATCTTGCATCTTAAGAATCACTGGATCTTTGGGTGGGGGAAAGCTAACTT
It includes:
- the ACOX1 gene encoding peroxisomal acyl-coenzyme A oxidase 1 isoform X1; this encodes MMNADLRRERAAATFQPELLTHILDGGAERTRRRKEIEALVINDPDFQHEDLNFLSRSQRYEQAIRKSSLMVMKLREYGIADPEEIYWFKSFVHRGRPEPLDLHLGMFLPTLLTQATPEQQDRFFMPAWNLEIIGTYAQTEMGHGTHLRGLETTATYDPATQEFILNSPTVTSIKWWPGGLGKTSNHAIVLAQLYTQGQCKGLHAFIVPIRQLGTHEPLPGITVGDIGPKFGYDEMDNGYLKMDNFRIPRENMLMKYAQVEPDGTYVKPVSDKLTYGTMVFIRSLIVGDSARSLSRACTIAIRYSAVRHQSELKPGAPEPQILDYQTQQYKLFPLLATAYAFHFVGAYIKDTYHRISGDIHEGDLSELPELHALTAGLKAFTSWTANAGIEECRMACGGHGYSRCSGIPDIYVTFTPSCTYEGENTVMMLQTARFLVKSYNQVSSGQRVTGMVSYLNDLSRQRVQPQHVAARTETVRINDPVSLVEAYKARAARLVEAAAKNLQAELNHRKSKEDAWNKTSVDLVRASEAHCHYVIVKLFTAKLSEVSNADVCAVLTELCLLYALYGISKNAGDFLQACILTDAQVTQVNQRVKELLAVIRPNAVALVDSFDFHDVHLGSVLGRYDGNVYENMFEWAKKSPLNKTEVHESFHKHLKPMQSKL
- the ACOX1 gene encoding peroxisomal acyl-coenzyme A oxidase 1 isoform X2 — its product is MMNADLRRERAAATFQPELLTHILDGGAERTRRRKEIEALVINDPDFQHEDLNFLSRSQRYEQAIRKSSLMVMKLREYGIADPEEIYWFKRTCLGNFIEPLGLHFSMFHKTIETQTTDAQKKKWLPLVRGVKIIGTYAQTELGHGTHLRGLETTATYDPATQEFILNSPTVTSIKWWPGGLGKTSNHAIVLAQLYTQGQCKGLHAFIVPIRQLGTHEPLPGITVGDIGPKFGYDEMDNGYLKMDNFRIPRENMLMKYAQVEPDGTYVKPVSDKLTYGTMVFIRSLIVGDSARSLSRACTIAIRYSAVRHQSELKPGAPEPQILDYQTQQYKLFPLLATAYAFHFVGAYIKDTYHRISGDIHEGDLSELPELHALTAGLKAFTSWTANAGIEECRMACGGHGYSRCSGIPDIYVTFTPSCTYEGENTVMMLQTARFLVKSYNQVSSGQRVTGMVSYLNDLSRQRVQPQHVAARTETVRINDPVSLVEAYKARAARLVEAAAKNLQAELNHRKSKEDAWNKTSVDLVRASEAHCHYVIVKLFTAKLSEVSNADVCAVLTELCLLYALYGISKNAGDFLQACILTDAQVTQVNQRVKELLAVIRPNAVALVDSFDFHDVHLGSVLGRYDGNVYENMFEWAKKSPLNKTEVHESFHKHLKPMQSKL